Proteins from a single region of Candidatus Binatia bacterium:
- a CDS encoding acyl-CoA/acyl-ACP dehydrogenase, producing the protein MDFGFSEEQDLLRQSARDFLSKECSMTVVRAMMDDETGHSSELWEKMAQLGWQGLILPEEYGGAGLDFVDLIVVLEEMGRVVLPGPFLSTTVYAAVALIEAGTEAQKKRYLPEIASGKLLATVANMEPNGRWDSEGIAATASAEGAGYQLDGTKLFVPDGHIAELLIVAARTPGTTAADGISLFCVDRNTPGVTTTALKSMDQTRRLAEVKLEGVVVDGDALVGELGGGWRTLEHLGDRAKVALCAEMCGGAQQVLDMSVEYAKVREQFGKPIGSFQAIQHKCADMMVQVESSKSATYYAAWAVANDVEDASLAAAMAKAYCSDAYRVVAGEGIQIHGGIGFTWEHDMHIYFKRAKSSEVSFGDATWNRELVAQQIL; encoded by the coding sequence ATGGATTTTGGGTTTAGTGAGGAACAGGATCTTCTTCGGCAGTCCGCCCGCGACTTCCTGTCCAAGGAATGTTCGATGACGGTCGTTCGCGCGATGATGGATGACGAAACCGGTCACTCTTCGGAGCTCTGGGAGAAGATGGCGCAGCTCGGGTGGCAAGGGCTGATTCTTCCGGAGGAGTACGGTGGTGCCGGACTCGACTTCGTCGATCTGATCGTCGTCCTCGAAGAGATGGGGCGTGTCGTCCTACCGGGGCCGTTTCTTTCGACGACGGTGTACGCCGCGGTCGCGCTCATCGAAGCCGGCACCGAAGCGCAGAAGAAGCGCTATCTCCCCGAGATCGCGTCGGGCAAGTTGCTCGCGACGGTTGCGAACATGGAGCCGAACGGCCGGTGGGATTCCGAAGGAATCGCGGCCACGGCATCCGCCGAAGGCGCCGGCTACCAGCTCGACGGTACGAAGCTGTTCGTGCCCGACGGTCACATCGCGGAGCTGCTGATCGTTGCCGCTCGCACTCCGGGGACGACCGCGGCCGATGGCATCAGCCTCTTCTGTGTCGACCGGAATACTCCGGGGGTGACGACGACGGCCCTCAAGTCCATGGATCAGACGCGTCGTCTCGCCGAGGTGAAACTCGAAGGTGTCGTGGTCGACGGCGACGCGCTCGTCGGTGAACTCGGTGGCGGATGGCGGACCCTAGAGCATCTGGGCGATCGTGCGAAGGTCGCGCTCTGTGCCGAGATGTGCGGCGGCGCGCAGCAGGTCCTCGACATGTCGGTGGAGTACGCGAAGGTGCGCGAGCAGTTCGGCAAGCCCATTGGCTCCTTCCAGGCGATCCAACACAAATGTGCCGATATGATGGTGCAGGTCGAGAGCTCGAAGTCCGCCACGTACTACGCGGCCTGGGCGGTCGCCAACGACGTGGAGGATGCATCGTTGGCTGCAGCCATGGCAAAGGCGTATTGCTCGGATGCGTATCGTGTCGTCGCAGGTGAGGGCATCCAGATCCACGGCGGGATCGGGTTCACCTGGGAGCACGACATGCACATCTATTTCAAACGAGCCAAGAGCTCCGAAGTGAGCTTCGGCGACGCCACGTGGAACCGCGAGCTCGTCGCCCAACAGATTCTCTGA
- a CDS encoding sigma-54 dependent transcriptional regulator, protein MSDKNSSQDSQLPEPSGDAPRVLIVEDDEVLIGILEHHLHQHGCRVFTATNADRALEILSNTPIDVTVSDVCMPGMSGIELLQEVRKRDSDADLILVTAHSSVKNAVSAIQAGAADYLEKPVDCRRLYHSIQMMVERRRLRQRVRILELGGRDSTFFDGMAARSRRMLEVFSFIERLAAYPTTVLITGESGTGKELAARAVHHRSPLADRPFVVCNCSVLAPSLIESELFGHVKGAFTGADHDQKGLFESANGGTIFLDEIGELPLDAQVKLLRVLENREIRRVGSPTSVPVDIRVVAATNRNLAAMSRAGEFREDLYYRLNVGVIELPPLRERIEDIELLAEHFLQGFARKFAIDRPTLSPEVMDLFQSYGWPGNVRELSNVLERASIMAHGSDIKVEHLPAELRNETSTKPTPEALPDENSEEVEMDLSLRAAERNQIRRALDSAGGKRVAAARLLGLSRRTLYRKLDKYGIR, encoded by the coding sequence ATGTCGGACAAAAACAGCAGCCAAGACAGCCAACTGCCCGAACCCAGTGGCGACGCGCCCCGGGTCCTGATCGTCGAGGACGATGAGGTCCTGATCGGGATTCTCGAGCACCACCTGCACCAGCACGGGTGCCGGGTCTTCACCGCGACGAATGCCGACCGCGCACTGGAGATCCTCTCCAACACGCCCATCGACGTCACCGTCAGTGACGTGTGCATGCCGGGGATGAGCGGCATCGAACTTCTCCAAGAGGTTCGCAAACGCGACTCGGACGCCGACCTGATTCTGGTCACCGCGCACTCGTCGGTGAAGAATGCGGTCTCGGCCATCCAGGCCGGCGCGGCCGACTATCTCGAGAAACCTGTCGACTGCCGGCGCCTTTACCACTCGATCCAGATGATGGTGGAGCGGCGTCGCCTGCGACAGCGTGTCCGGATCCTCGAACTCGGCGGCCGGGACTCGACGTTCTTCGACGGCATGGCTGCCCGCTCCCGCCGCATGCTGGAAGTCTTCAGCTTCATCGAACGGCTAGCCGCCTACCCCACGACCGTCCTCATAACGGGCGAAAGTGGGACCGGAAAAGAACTCGCCGCTCGCGCGGTCCACCACCGTTCGCCACTCGCCGACCGTCCGTTCGTTGTCTGCAACTGCAGCGTGCTCGCGCCGAGCCTCATCGAGAGCGAGCTCTTCGGCCACGTGAAGGGAGCCTTCACCGGCGCCGATCATGATCAGAAGGGACTCTTCGAGAGCGCGAACGGCGGAACGATCTTCCTCGACGAAATCGGAGAGCTTCCCCTCGATGCGCAGGTGAAGCTGCTCCGGGTCCTCGAGAACCGAGAGATCCGTCGCGTGGGATCACCGACCTCGGTGCCGGTGGACATTCGTGTCGTCGCGGCAACGAACCGCAATCTCGCAGCAATGTCTCGCGCCGGCGAGTTCCGCGAGGACCTATACTACCGGTTGAACGTCGGCGTCATCGAGCTTCCGCCCCTGCGCGAGCGTATCGAAGACATCGAGCTTCTGGCCGAACACTTCCTGCAGGGCTTCGCCCGCAAGTTTGCGATCGACCGTCCCACCCTGTCCCCGGAGGTCATGGATCTCTTCCAAAGCTACGGATGGCCAGGGAACGTCCGGGAGCTGAGCAACGTCCTCGAGCGTGCCTCGATCATGGCGCACGGCAGCGACATCAAGGTCGAACACCTGCCGGCCGAGCTGCGCAACGAGACCTCTACCAAGCCTACCCCCGAAGCCCTTCCCGACGAGAATTCCGAAGAAGTCGAGATGGATCTGAGCCTCCGCGCCGCGGAGCGCAACCAGATCCGTCGGGCTCTGGACTCCGCCGGAGGTAAGCGTGTCGCCGCCGCCCGACTACTCGGGCTGTCGCGACGGACTCTCTATCGGAAGTTGGACAAGTACGGGATTCGATGA